The following proteins come from a genomic window of Thermoproteus sp.:
- the aprB gene encoding adenylyl-sulfate reductase subunit beta has translation MPTFVYASLCKGCGKCVDICPADNMQYNPKLRKAYNADPASCAECLNCVKYCPEHAVDVRPYADFAPLGARVGVVRDTKKNIIYWRIVFRDGTVYDFASPIRTTPWGSAKGATDFPERQDLDSELLALEDNPEFLGFPELPKPKQPVRIVGSIIKAKQQGSK, from the coding sequence ATGCCCACATTTGTCTATGCCTCTCTATGTAAGGGATGCGGCAAGTGCGTAGACATATGTCCCGCCGACAATATGCAGTACAACCCGAAACTTCGTAAGGCCTACAACGCAGATCCGGCCTCCTGCGCCGAGTGTCTGAACTGCGTCAAGTACTGCCCCGAACATGCGGTGGACGTAAGGCCCTACGCCGACTTCGCCCCCCTCGGGGCTAGGGTTGGCGTTGTCAGGGACACAAAGAAGAACATCATTTACTGGCGCATCGTCTTTAGGGACGGCACGGTCTACGACTTCGCGTCGCCGATACGCACGACGCCCTGGGGCTCCGCCAAAGGCGCGACCGATTTCCCGGAGAGACAGGACTTAGACTCGGAGCTATTGGCGCTTGAGGACAACCCCGAGTTTCTGGGCTTCCCGGAGCTACCCAAGCCCAAACAGCCAGTGAGGATCGTGGGCAGTATAATCAAGGCGAAACAACAGGGCTCTAAGTGA